In Capsicum annuum cultivar UCD-10X-F1 chromosome 7, UCD10Xv1.1, whole genome shotgun sequence, one genomic interval encodes:
- the LOC107878120 gene encoding uncharacterized protein LOC107878120 produces MEPKMEEALKVKANAERRFVEKDFMGAKSYALKAQMLYPQLEGISQMIATFGVHCAAETKVNGEFDFYAILGLDTSVDKAKLKKQYKKMAVLLHPDKNKSVGADGAIRLVSEAWTVLSDGAKRSSYDQRRSLFALHGSGVGNYDSYSSSSVSHNRLDTFWTVCTSCHVQYEYLRKYLNKRLSCKNCRGVFIAVETGLAPVNSSYPYSSWSNGYGSHGCGVTYVPTTSVYPANNGVSGHHSGPCSEQVSNLSFQWSSCPGNSAAVLDSNGSSAAVSFSNHASRKITRRRGRGKHEVKKVVSDVFLSGHAVCNEQIPRRPGRPPKKIKSGVEGTYNYSNGEVALETAGEVKMADGNGDGNLKQNVKLPNPAEASIRRYSAAPAFDARRLLIDKARADIRKKLREIKLASEAAAAETEKKRKADAEFGESSERPESAVKGSAVHQSEVGKTGSMTIVVPDSDFHDFDKDRSEDCFRPKQIWALYDEEDGMPRLYCLIREIISVKPFKVHISYLSSKTDSEFGLVNWLDSGFTKSCGNFRAFNSEIVEHVNIFSHLLSREKVGRGGSVRIYPKSGDIWAVYRNWSPDWNRTTPAEVRHQYEMVEVLDDYSEELGLCVTPLVKLDGFKTVYSKNTNKDAIRLIPRREMLRFSHQVPSCLLKGERKNLPEGCWDLDPAAIPEDLLQQVNDTKEERPTEAEKSVGFDLNVTSQAETKMLIEDKLRQSEYPDVPDELHGTRCYLQIQDISNEPQNPAEWKSVKAGS; encoded by the coding sequence ATGGAACCGAAGATGGAGGAAGCACTAAAAGTTAAAGCAAATGCTGAAAGGAGATTTGTGGAGAAAGACTTTATGGGTGCAAAGAGTTATGCTTTGAAAGCTCAGATGTTGTACCCTCAGTTGGAAGGAATATCGCAAATGATAGCGACATTTGGAGTCCATTGTGCTGCAGAGACGAAGGTTAATGGAGAATTTGATTTCTATGCGATACTGGGTTTAGATACCTCTGTTGACAAGGCTAAGCTGAAGAAACAGTATAAGAAGATGGCTGTGTTACTCCATCCTGATAAGAACAAAAGTGTTGGAGCTGATGGTGCAATTAGACTTGTCTCCGAAGCATGGACGGTGTTGTCCGATGGTGCCAAAAGAAGCTCGTATGATCAAAGGAGAAGTTTATTTGCTCTGCATGGTTCTGGTGTTGGCAACTATGACAGTTACTCCAGTTCTTCAGTTTCTCATAACAGGCTTGATACATTTTGGACCGTTTGTACCTCTtgtcatgttcagtatgaataTCTTAGGAAGTACCTGAACAAAAGACTCTCCTGTAAGAACTGTCGTGGGGTTTTCATTGCTGTTGAAACAGGTTTGGCCCCGGTTAATAGTTCCTATCCCTATAGCTCTTGGTCTAATGGATATGGAAGCCATGGTTGCGGGGTTACATATGTCCCAACGACATCTGTTTATCCTGCAAATAATGGGGTCTCAGGACATCATTCTGGACCTTGTTCGGAGCAGGTCTCCAATTTGTCCTTTCAGTGGAGCTCCTGCCCTGGGAATTCCGCTGCAGTTTTAGATTCCAATGGATCATCCGCAGCTGTCAGTTTTTCGAACCATGCGAGTAGGAAAATCACCAGAAGAAGAGGCAGAGGGAAGCACGAAGTGAAAAAGGTGGTCAGCGACGTCTTTCTTAGTGGTCATGCTGTGTGCAATGAACAAATCCCCCGCAGGCCTGGAAGACCTCCTAAGAAGATAAAATCTGGTGTGGAAGGTACATACAACTATAGTAATGGAGAAGTGGCTCTAGAAACTGCTGGAGAAGTTAAAATGGCTGATGGAAATGGGGATGGGAATTTGAAACAAAACGTTAAGCTTCCAAATCCTGCTGAAGCTTCAATAAGAAGATATTCTGCTGCTCCTGCATTTGATGCAAGACGGTTACTAATTGACAAAGCAAGAGCAGATATCCGCAAGAAACTGAGAGAAATCAAGTTGGCTTCAGAAGCTGCTGCTGCAGAGACCGAGAAGAAGAGAAAGGCAGATGCTGAGTTTGGTGAATCGAGTGAGAGACCTGAAAGTGCAGTGAAGGGAAGTGCTGTTCATCAGTCAGAAGTGGGGAAAACTGGGTCCATGACAATAGTAGTCCCAGATTCAGACTTCCATGATTTTGACAAGGATAGATCAGAAGATTGCTTCAGACCTAAGCAGATATGGGCTTTATATGATGAGGAAGATGGTATGCCTCGCTTGTATTGTTTGATTCGTGAAATCATCTCTGTGAAACCATTCAAAGTTCATATCAGCTACTTAAGTTCGAAAACTGATAGCGAATTTGGGCTGGTCAATTGGTTGGATTCTGGTTTTACCAAGTCATGTGGAAATTTTAGGGCCTTTAACTCTGAAATTGTTGAGCATGTAAACATATTTTCTCACCTGCTTAGTAGGGAGAAAGTTGGAAGGGGAGGTTCTGTTAGAATCTACCCAAAAAGTGGAGATATTTGGGCTGTATATCGAAATTGGTCACCAGATTGGAACAGAACAACCCCGGCTGAAGTAAGGCACCAGTATGAAATGgttgaggttcttgatgattATTCTGAAGAGCTTGGTCTCTGTGTTACTCCTTTGGTTAAATTAGATGGTTTCAAGACAGTATACTCTAAAAACACAAACAAGGATGCCATTCGGTTGATTCCGAGAAGAGAGATGTTACGATTTTCACATCAGGTACCATCTTGCTTACTGAAAGGTGAAAGAAAGAACTTGCCTGAGGGGTGCTGGGATCTTGACCCTGCTGCAATTCCAGAGGATTTACTTCAGCAAGTAAACGACACCAAGGAGGAAAGACCTACCGAAGCTGAAAAGTCGGTGGGATTTGATCTAAATGTGACATCTCAGGCTGAAACCAAAATGTTGATTGAAGATAAACTTAGACAATCAGAATATCCTGATGTCCCTGACGAGCTCCATGGCACTAGATGCTATTTGCAGATTCAAGATATCTCAAATGAACCTCAAAACCCAGCAGAATGGAAATCTGTAAAGGCGGGTTCATAG